A genome region from Brassica oleracea var. oleracea cultivar TO1000 chromosome C2, BOL, whole genome shotgun sequence includes the following:
- the LOC106322711 gene encoding NAC domain-containing protein 83-like: MDNVKLVKNGVMRLPPGFRFHPTDEELVVQYLKRKVLSSPLPASIIPDFDVCRADPWDLPGNLEKERYFFSTREAKYPNGNRSNRATGSGYWKATGIDKRVVTSRGNQIVGLKKTLVFYKGKPPHGSRTDWIMHEYRLSSSPPSSMGPTQNWVLCRIFLKKRAGNSDEGDNRNLGYDNEHIEITTTNKTEDKTKPIFFDFMRKERTTDLNLLPGSPTSDHASSGLTTEIFSSDEETSSSCNSFRRNL; encoded by the exons ATGGATAATGTTAAGCTCGTGAAGAATGGTGTTATGAGATTACCACCTGGATTCAGGTTTCATCCCACTGATGAGGAGCTTGTAGTTCAGTATCTCAAGAGAAAAGTCCTTTCTTCTCCACTACCAGCTTCCATCATTCCTGACTTTGATGTTTGCAGAGCTGATCCTTGGGACTTACCTG GCAATTTGGAGAAAGAGAGGTACTTCTTCAGCACAAGGGAAGCCAAGTACCCAAATGGAAACCGGTCTAATAGAGCAACCGGTTCCGGTTATTGGAAAGCTACCGGTATTGATAAACGGGTTGTGACCTCTAGAGGAAATCAAATCGTTGGTTTGAAGAAAACACTTGTGTTCTACAAAGGCAAACCACCTCATGGCTCAAGAACCGATTGGATCATGCATGAATATCGTCTCTCTTCTTCTCCTCCG AGTTCTATGGGTCCTACTCAGAACTGGGTTCTTTGTCGTATCTTCCTGAAGAAGAGAGCCGGTAACAGCGATGAGGGAGATAACCGGAATCTTGGATATGATAATGAACATATTGAAATTACTACAACAAACAAAACCGAAGATAAAACCAAACCAATCTTCTTTGATTTCATGAGAAAAGAAAGGACTACGGACTTGAACCTTTTGCCGGGCTCTCCTACTTCCGACCACGCTTCAAGTGGACTCACGACGGAGATTTTCTCTTCTGATGAAGAGACCAGTAGTAGTTGCAATAGTTTCAGAAGAAATCTTTAA